One genomic region from Ammospiza nelsoni isolate bAmmNel1 chromosome 13, bAmmNel1.pri, whole genome shotgun sequence encodes:
- the DYNC1LI2 gene encoding cytoplasmic dynein 1 light intermediate chain 2 isoform X2, with translation MAKIQGAEHGKKGRGLEYLYLNIHDEDRDDHTRCNVWILDGDLYHKGLLKFAVSAESLQDTIVVFVADMSRPWTVMESLQKWASVLQEHIDKMKIPPEEMRHMEQKFIKEFQEYVEPEEGYQGSPQRRGPSSGQEDEHVSLPLGDNVLTHNLGIPVLVVCTKCDAVSVLEKEHDYREEHFDFIQSHIRRFCLQYGAALIYTSVKEEKNLDLLYKYIVHKTYGFQFTTPALVVEKDAVFIPAGWDNEKKIAILHENFTTVKPEDAYEDFIVKPPVRKLVHDKELAAEDEQVFLMKQQSFLAKQPATPTRASESPARGPAGSPRTQGRAGPTNVPSASPITSVKKPDPNIKNNAASEGVLASFFNSLLSKKTGSPGSPGAGGVQSTAKKSGQKTVLANAQEELDRITRKPDPMVTTNSPPTENEA, from the exons atcACACTCGCTGCAACGTCTGGATCCTGGATGGAGACTTGTACCACAAAGGGCTGCTGAAGTTTGCTGTTTCTGCTGAATCCCTGCAAGACACCATCGTGGTCTTTGTTGCAGATATGTCTAGACCTTGGACTGTTATGGAGTCTTTACAGAAATGGGCCAGTGTCTTGCAAGAACACATTGATAAGATGAAAATTCCTCCAGAAGAGATGAGGCACATGGAGCAGAAGT TTATCAAGGAGTTTCAGGAGTATGTAGAACCTGAAGAAGGTTACCAAGGATCACCACAGAGGAGAGGCCCCTCCTCTGGCCAGGAGGACGAACACGTGTCCCTTCCCCTCGGAGACAATGTGCTGACTCACAACCTGGGCATTCCCGTGCTCGTGGTGTGCACTAAG tGTGATGCAGTGAGTGTCCTGGAGAAGGAGCACGACTACAGGGAAGAACACTTTGACTTCATTCAGTCACACATCCGCAGATTCTGCTTACAGT ATGGGGCTGCCTTGATTTATACATCAGTTAAGGAGGAGAAGAACCTTGACCTGTTGTATAAGTACATTGTACATAAAACCTACGGTTTCCAGTTTACCACGCCTGCCTTAGTGGTAGAGAAGGATGCAGTTTTTAT ACCTGCTGGTTGGGACAATGAGAAGAAAATTGCCATTTTACATGAAAACTTCACAACAGTAAAACCAGAAGATGCATATGAGGACTTCATTGTAAAACCTCCTGTAAGAAAG CTAGTCCATGATAAAGAGCTGGCAGCAGAAGATGAGCAAGTATTTCTTATGAAGCAGCAG TCATTCCTTGCCAAACAGCCAGCAACGCCTACAAGAGCATCA GAATCTCCTGCAAGAGGCCCTGCAGGATCCCCAAGGACTCAAGGCAGAGCTGGTCCCACCAATGTACCCAGTGCCTCACCAATCACATCAGTTAAGAAACCAGATCCAAATATTAAAA ATAATGCTGCAAGTGAAGGTGTCTTGGCTAGTTTCTTTAACAGTCTCTTGAGCAAAAAGACTGGCTCTCCTGGAAGtcctggtgctggaggagtGCAAAGCACAGCCAAGAAATCAG GACAAAAGACAGTTTTGGCGAAtgctcaggaggagctggacaGGATCACTCGCAAGCCTGACCCCATGGTAACAACAAACTCTCCTCCAACAGAGAACGAGGCTTGA